In the Deinococcus sp. NW-56 genome, GCTGGCCTCCGGCGTGGTGCGGGCCGTCACCCTGGCCCCCGAGCTGGAAGGCGCGACCAGGGCGGCCCTCGCCTTCGCCCGCGCCGGGGTCCGGGTGGGGGTCGGGCACACGCGGGCGGACGCGGAGACGGTGGCGGCCCTGCTGCACGCGGTCCACGCCGCCGGAGGCCGCACCGCCGCGACCCACCTTTACAACGCGATGGGCGGCATCGAGGGGCGGTTACCTGGCCCGGCCGGGGCACTCTTGGCCGACCACCACGCCTTTCTGGAGGTCATTCTCGACGGACACCACGTCCATCCCACTGCCTTCCACCTCGCCCGCCGCGCCGCGCCCGGCCGTGTCCTGCTTGTCAGCGACGCGATGCGGGCGGCGGGCCTGGGGGAAGGGGAGAGCGACCTCGGGGGCCAGCGGGTGACGGTCCGGGGGGGCCGGGCCACCCTCCCGGACGGGACGTTGGCGGGCAGTGTCCTCACCCTCGACCGGGCGCTGCGCCACGCGCGGGCGGCGGGCGTGCCCCTGCCCGAAGCGAGCGCGATGCTCAGCGCGGTTCCGGCGGCATCGCTGGGCCTGACCGACCGGGGACGGCTGGTGCCGGGCCTGCGCTCGGACCTCGTCGTGCTGGACCGGGCGTTGGAGGTCCGGGAGGTCCACGTGGCCGGGCAGCCCGTGCTGGGGAAGGGGGACTGATCCGGACTCCGATGGAAAGGTTGACTTGTCAACCTGAACATCCGACCGGAGGGAGGAGAAGCCAGGGGTTCTGGGGTATGGAGCCACAAGCGGTGCTTTCCTGTTTGTTGCGGCATTGAGCGGAATCCGTATGAGGTGGGGGCAGGCTGACCGGCCCTCATACGGCTTCCGGAGAATCCGTTCCAGCCCCCCTCCTGCGGAGCTGTGCCAGTCCGCCTCGCTTCGGTGCTTCCACTCCTCTCCGTCACCGTTGTTCTTTCTCCTTCCAGTCGGGTTTCCAGGTCTTACAGAACTGTTCAACCGGAATTCTTATCAAAAGTCCTCGACCTCCCCCGCCACGTCGTGGTCGTCGACGGCCACGTAGCGCCTCGTGGTGTCCACGCTGCTGTGGCCCAGGAAGAGGCCCACCCGCGTGAAGTCCCGCGTGGCCCGGTACAGTCGGGTACCCGAGTGCTTGCGGGCCGCGTGAAAGCCGCGCCAGGCGTGCCCGTGCCCGGCCTGCCGGAAGGCCTGCCGGAGGCGGTAGGCCGCCTGCGCGTAGGTCCACTCGAAGAGTGTCCCGTCGGCCCGCAGGGGGGAAAGCCCCGCGAGGGCCGTCCGCGTCCGGCGTCCCAGCGGCACCCGCCGCACCTTGCCCCCCTTGCCGCGCACGGTGACCGTGCCCCCCTGCAGGTCGTCTGCCCGGACCCCCAGCGCCTCCCCGGCCCGCAGGCCCCCGTGGGCACACAGCAGCAGCAGGGCCGCCAGCCGGGGATCGCAGTGCGCCAGCACGTCGTCGATCTCGCGCAGGTAGGGCGGGTTCTTCACGATCCCCGGCGTGGGGTCAGGCGGCACGTGGGCGTCCTCGAAGGGCTGCGCCTCCGTCGCCCCGGCCCACCGGAGCGCCCGGTAGAGCGCCCGCACCCCGGCGACGTACTGGGCCACCGTCGCCGCCGAGAGCGCTCCCGTGCGTCCCCGCCCGCGCGAGGGCCGCGTCTGCAGGTGCGCCACGTACCGCCCCCCGTCGCGCCGTCCGGGGCGCAGGAGCTGCACGCCCGCGTCCCGTGCCCACGGCACGAAGTCCCGCACCGCCAGCGCGTAGGCCGCCCGCGTCTTGCCGCTGCCCCGCGCCCCCTTGCGGCTGCCGGCCAGCAGGTACGCCAGCGTGACCTGCACCAGCCCCTCGGCGTCGTAGGTGCTCGCGGCCTCCACCGCCCGCACCCGCAGCGCCGAATCGCTGAGGCTGGCGAGGGCCAGCGGCGCCTCATGTCGGACGAGGGTCATGGACCCCCCGGAGACAGGCGAACTGGGCGTCTGGACATGGCGCTTCAGTGTAGCTCAGTAAGGTTGGTTCAAACTAAGGTACATTAGTGTGAAAAAGGATGGGTCCCGGCCGGACCTGGGAGCCGGGAGGTCAACCCACGCGCTCTGCCTCCGGGACCGCCGCCCCGGCCTCTCCCCCCCCGGGCGGACACGGCAGCGAGAAGCTGAAGGTCGCCCCCTCGCCCTCGCGGCCCTCGGCCCAGACGCGGCCTCCATGCCGGGCCACGATGCGCTTGACGTTCGACAGGCCGATGCCTGAGCCTTCGAAGGCGTCGGGAGAATGCAGCCGCTGAAACACCCCGAACAGCTTGTCCTGATAGGCCATGTTGAAGCCCACGCCGTTGTCCCGGACATGCACGACCTGCTCCCCGCCCCGCGTCTCCCCCCAGACCTCGATGCGGATGCGCTCGCGTGGGCGCGAATACTTCAGCGCGTTGGACAGCAGGTTGGTGACCACCTGCCGCAGGGCCGTGAGGTCCCCATGCACGACGGGCAACTCGCCCACGACCCAGTCCACCGGCCGTCCCCCCTCTTCGTGCGCGAGTTGCCCGACCACCTCGTCGACCACCGCCGCGAGCGGCACCGGCTGGAAGCGCAGGTTCTGACGCCCGGTCCGGGCAAACTCCAGCAGCCCGCTGATGAGGTGGTCCATCCGCCGTGCCGAGTCCTGAATGATGCCCACCCGGCGGACCACGGCGGGCGGCAGGCCATGCGTCTCCACGTCGCGCCGCAGCAGGTCCGCGAAGGAGGCGACGTGCCGCAACGGCGTGCGCAGGTCGTGCGAGATGGAGTGGGCAAAGGCCTCGAGTTCGGTGTTCACGTCCTCGAGTTGCGCGGTACGCTCCTGCACGCGGACTTCCAGCGAGGCGTTCAGCGCGACGAGCTGCGCCTCGATCCGCTTGCGGTCGGAGATGTCGCGGCCGGTAGAGACGACGTGGGTGATGCGCCCACGCTCGTCCCGGATGGGCGTGAGCGTCTTTTCCTTGTGGTAGAAGCTGCCGTCCCGGCGGCGGTGCCGCACCTCGCCCCGGTAGGGTTCGCCCTGCAGCAGCCCCACCCACACCGCCTCCATCCGGGCCACGACCTCATCGTCGGGCCACAGCAGGCTCACGTGCTGGCCCAGCACCTCGGCACGGGCGTAGCCGGTCATGGCCTCGAACGCCGGGTTGACATACTCGAAGCGCCCGGCGCGGTCGGTGATAAAGATGGGGTCGGCGGCCTGCTCGACCGCGCTGGAAAGTTTGCGCATCTCGCGCTGAGCCGCGCGGCGTTCGCGTTCACCCTCACGGCGCAGGCGGTCCTGCGCGGCCTGGGCCGCCCGAGCTTCGAGTTCGCGCAGCCGCCGCTCGTGGGCCTGCACGGTCAGCGTCTTGAGGTGCAGGTCCACGAACACCCCCACCTTGGCCCGCAGCACCTCGGCCTGCACCGGAGAGAAGATGAAATCCACCGCCCCCAGCGAGTAGCCCCCCAGCATGTCCGCCTCGGCGCGGTCGTGGGCGGTCACGAAGATGATCGGGGTCGTCTCGGTCTGGGGGCGGCTGCGAATCAGGGCGGCCGTCTCGAAGCCGTCCATGCCGGGCATCCGCACGTCGAGCAGGATCACCGCGAATTCCTGTCCCAGCAGCAGCCGCAGCGCTTCGCGCCCGGAGGACGCCAGCACCACGTTCTGCCCCAGGCCTTCCAATGCGGCGGCCAGCGCCAGCCGCTTGGCGTCCTGGTCGTCCACGATCAGGACGTTGGCGAGCGGCAGCGTGTCCGTCTGGTCCCCGGCGGTCATGAGACCCTCCGGTAAAGCTTCTCCGCCGAGTTGAGCGTCGAGAACCGCCCCGCGTGCGGGCTGAAGTCCAGCGACTCGTGCCGCCCCAGCGCCAGCACCCCGAAGGGCATCAGGCTCCCCAGCAGCAGGCCCTGCACCTGGTCTTGCAGGGGCCTGGAAAAGTAGATCAGCACGTTGCGGCACAGGATCAGGTGGAACTCGTTGAAGGAGCTGTCCGTGACGAGGTTGTGCTGCCCCCAGATCACCGGGCGCCGCAGCCGGTCCACCACCCGGCCGTGCCCCCCGTGCTGATCAAAGTAGGCCGCGAAGTCGGCTCGGCCCCCCGCCTCCCGGTAATTCCGAGCGTAGGCGTCCAGCTTCTCCTGCGGGTACACTCCCGCCCGCGCGACCTCCAGCGCCGACGCGCTGAGGTCGGTGGCGTAGAGGCGGGTGCGGCCGAGCAGCCCTTCTTCCTCCAGCACCATCGCCAGCGAGTAGACCTCCTCGCCGGTCGCGCAGCCCGCGTGCCACACCCGCAGGAAGGGATGGGTCCGCAGCACCGGCAGCACCTGCTCGCGCAAGGCCCGGTAGAAGGAGGGATCACGGAACATCTCGGTGACCGGGATGGAAAGCGCTCCCAGCAGGCGACCCAGCGCCTGCGGCTCGTGCAGCACCCGGTGTTGCAGGGCACTCACGCTGGGCAGCCCTTCCACCTGCACCGTGTGAAGCACCCGCCGCCGCAGGGTGGCCGGGGCGTACCCCCGGAAGTCGTGCCCGTAGACGCGGTAGACCGCCTCCAAGAGCAGCTCGGTTTCCACCGCCTCGACGGATTCACGGGAGGCCTCCATCTCAGCGGTACAGCCACACGCGCAGCAGCGAGAGAAGCTTGGCCGTGTCCACCGGCTTGCTGATGTAGTCGCTGGCCCCCGACTCGATGGACTTCTCGCGGTCGCCGGGCATCGCCTTGGCGGTCAGCGAGATGATGGGCAGGCCTTTGAACTTGCGGTGCTGGCGGATCAGGCGGGTGGTTTCGTACCCGTCGAGTTCGGGCATCATCACGTCCATCAGGACGACGTCGATGTCGGGCGTGCTTTCCAGCAGGCCGATCGCGTCCCGGCCGTTCTCGGCGGTGAAGACCTGCATGTGGTGGCGTTCGAGTACCGCTGTCAGCGCGAAGATGTTGCGGATATCGTCGTCCACGACGAGCACGCGCTTGCCGCGCAGCAGCGGGTCCTCCTGGCGGGCGCCCTGGAGGAGTTGGCGCTGGGCCTCGGGCAGCGTCGCCTCCACCCGGTGCAGGAAGAGCGTGACCTCGTCGAGCAATCTCTCGGGCGAGCGCACGTCCTTGAGGATGATCGACTTGGCCGCCTTGCGCAGTTGCGTCTCCTGTCCCCGCGTAAGGTCCTGCGCGGTGTAGACGATCACCGGGATGGCCCGCAGCGCCGGGTTCTTCTGGAGGGCCGCCATCAGGTCGAAGCCGCTCATGTCGGGCAGCTTGAGGTCGAGGACGATGCAGTCGAAGGGCGCGGTCTCCAGCGCGGCGAGGGCCTCGGCGCCGCTGCCCACCGCCGTGGTCTTCACGTCGCCGTTGCCAATCAGGTCCACGATGCTCTGCTGCTGCAGGGCGTCGTCCTCCACGACCAGGAGGTTCTTGACCCGCCGTTCCAGAAAGGTCTCCAGGTCCGAGAAGGCCTGCGTGAGCGCCGTCCGGTCGCCCGACTTGGTGACGTGCCCCAGGGCGCCGAGCTTGCGCCCCATCAGGGAGGCTTCCTCGCCCGAGATGATGTGGACCGGGATGTGGCGGGTGAGTGGATCGCGCTTGAGGTGGTCGAGCACCGCCCAGCCGCTGGTGTCGGGCAGGCTGAGGTCCAGCGTGATCGCCGAAGGCCGGTGCGTCTGTGCGAGCCGCACCGCCGCCTCCCCGCCGGAGGCCACGATGCCCTTGAACCCGCGCTCGTGGGCGAGGTCGAGCAGGATGCCCGCGTAGGTGGGGTCGTCCTCCACGATCAGCACCGTGCGGTCCCCCGGCCCGATGTCGGCGCGGTCGTCGGCGACGCGGGGCGCGGGCGCAGACCGGGCAGGAGGGGCCTCGGCCGGGGCCGTGAGGCTCGGCGGCAGGTCGGTTCCCGCACGGGCGAGGGGGGCCGCGTCCGGCACCAGCCGGGGCGTCGTCGCCTGGGTCAGCACCGGACGGCGCTCGGGGTCGGGCTCGTTGCGGGTGCCCCCGGTGGGCAGGTACAGGGTAAAGACGCTGCCCACCCCCGGCGTGCTCTCCAGCGTGATCTCGCCGCCCAGGATGCGGGCGAGTTCGCGGCTGATCGCCAGGCCCAACCCGGTGCCGCCGTACTTGCGGCTGGTCGAGCCGTCCGCCTGCTGGAAGGCCTCGAAAATTACCCGCTGTTTATCGGCGGCGATCCCGATACCGGTGTCCGACACCCGGAAGGCCAGCGCCCCCACCGCGCGGCTCAGGCCAGGGTCGGGAGTCCAGCCGCCGGACACCGGGGCGATGGTGAGGCGCACCTCGCCCTGCTCGGTGAACTTCAGGGCGTTGGAGAGCAGGTTTTTCAGAATCTGGAGCAGCCGCTTCTCGTCGGTGACCAGGCTGGCGGGCAGGCCGGGCGCGAGGTCCACCGCGAAGCCCACGCCCTTGTCTGCCGCGACCGGGCCGAAGCTCGCCTCCAGCGGCTCGGTGAGCGCCGTCAGCGGCACCTCGGCGGCGTCGGCCGTCACGGTACCCGACTCGATCTTGGACAGGTCGAGGATGTCGTTGATCAGGGTGAGCAGGTCGTTGCCCGACGCATAGATCGTCTTCGCGTAGGCCTGCTGCTGGGTGCTGAGGTTCCCCTCCGGGTTCTCGCGCAGCTGGTTGGCCAGCAGCAGCAGGCTGTTCAGCGGCGTGCGCAGCTCGTGGCTCATGTTCGCCAGGAACTCGCTCTTGTACTTGGAGGTCAGGGCGAGCTGCGCGGCCTTTTCCTCCAGCGCCTGCCGGGCCGACTCGACCTCCAGGTTCTTGGTCTCGACCTCGCGGTTCTGCTCGGCGAGGAGGCGGGCCTTGGCCTCCAGTTCCTCGTTGGTCTGGCGCAGTTCTTCCTGCTGGCTCTGGAGTTCCTGCGCCATCCCCTGCGACTGGCGCAGCAGCGTCTCAGTCCGCATGGTCGCCTGGATGGTGTTCAGCACGATGCCGATGGACTCGGTGAGCTGCTCGAGGAAGGCGAGGTGGGTCGCGCTGAAGCCCGAGAAGGAGGCGAGCTCGACGACCGCCTTGGTCTCGCCCTCGAACACCACCGGCAGCACCACGATGGTGCCCGGCGTAGCGGCCCCCAGCCCGGAATTGATCTGCACGTAGTCGTGCGGCACGTGCGTCAGGACGATGGGTTCCTGCTCCAGCGCACACTGCCCGACCAGCCCCTCGCCCAGCCGGAAGCGGTTGCCCAGCCCCTTGCGCTCGCGGTAGGCGTAGCTGGACTGAAGCTGCAAGGTCGGCTCGGACGCTTCCTCGTCCAGCGTGTAGAAGACCCCGTGGCTGGCCCGCACGAGCGGCGCGAGTTCGGACAGGATCAGGCGACTCACCGTGAGCAGATCACGCTGCCCCTGCAGCATCCGGGTGAAGCGGGCGAGGTTGGTCTTGAGCCAGTCCTGCTCGGTGTTCTTCTCGGTGGTCTCGCGCAGGTTGTGGATCATCGCGTTGATGTTGTTCTTCAGCGAGTCCACCTCGCCCCGCGCCCCCACCGAGATCGTGCGCGTCAGGTCGCCCATCGTCACGGCGGTGGCGACCTCGGCGATCGCGCGGACCTGGGTGGTCAGGTTCGCCGCCAGCTCGTTCACGTTGTCGGTGAGGTCCTTCCAGGTGCCGCTCGCGCCCGGCACGCTGGCCTGCCCGCCCAGGCGGCCCTCCACGCCCACCTCGCGGGCCACGCCCGTGACCTGCTCGGCGAAGGTCGCCAGCGTGTCGATCATGTCGTTGATGGTGTCGGCGAGTTCGGCGATCTCGCCCTTGGCCTCTACCGTCAGCTTGCGCCGCAGGTCGCCCGCCGCGACCGCCGTGACCACCCGTGCGATGCCCCGCACCTGGTCGGTGAGGTTCGAGGCCATCGAGTTGACGTTGTCGGTGAGGTCTTTCCAGGTGCCACCCACGCCGCGCACGTCGGCCTGACCGCCCAGCTTGCCCTCCGTGCCCACCTCGCGGGCCACACGCGTCACTTCCGAGGCGAAGGCGTTGAGCTGATCGACCATCGTGTTCACGGTGTTTTTCAGCTCCAGGATCTCGCCCTTCACGTCTACAGTGATCTTTTTACTGAGGTCTCCATTCGCCACAGCGGTGGTGACGAAAGCGATGTTGCGCACCTGATCGGTGAGGTTGGACGCCATCGAGTTGACGTTGTCGGTGAGGTCCTTCCAGGTCCCGCCGACGCCACGCACGTCGGCCTGCCCGCCCAGCTTGCCTTCCGTGCCCACCTCACGGGCCACGCGGGTCACTTCCGAGGCAAACGCATTGAGCTGATCCACCATCGTGTTGATGGTGTTTTTCAGCTCCAGAATCTCGCCGCGCACATCCACCGTGATCTTCTTGCTGAGGTCCCCGTTCGCCACGGCGGTGGTGACCTCCGCGATATTGCGGACCTGCCCGGTGAGATTCGACGCCATCGAGTTGACGTTGTCGGTGAGGTCCTTCCAGGTGCCGCCGACGCCTCGCACGTCCGCCTGGCCGCCGAGTTTGCCCTCCGTCCCCACCTCGCGGGCCACGCGGGTCACCTCGGACGCGAACGCACCCAGTTGGTCCACCATCGTGTTGATGGTGTCCTTCAGTTCCAGAATCTCGCCGCGTGCATCGACGGTGATCTTCTTGCCCAGGTCGCCGTTGGCGACGGCGGTGGTGACGAAGGCGATATTCCGCACCTGATCGGTGAGGTTCGATGCCATCGAGTTGACGTTGTCGGTGAGGTCTTTCCAGGTGCCCCCGACCCCACGCACATCGGCCTGACCGCCGAGTTTGCCCTCCGTGCCCACCTCACGGGCCACCCGCGTCACCTCGGAGGCAAAGGCGTTGAGCTGGTCCACCATCGTGTTGACGGTGTTCTTCAGGTCCAGAATCTCGCCCCGCGCATCCACCGTGATCTTGCGGCCCAGGTCGCCGCCCGCGACGGCGGTCGTGACCTCCGCGATGTTACGGACCTGGTTGGTCAGGTTGGAGGCCATCGAGTTGACGTTATCGGTGAGGTCCTTCCAGATGCCGCCCACGCCACGCACCTCGGCCTGACCGCCGAGTTTGCCCTCCGTTCCGACCTCACGGGCGACGCGAGTGACTTCCGAGGCGAAGGCCCCGAGCTGGCTCACCATCGTGTTCACGGTGATGGCGGTCTGGAGGAACTGGCCCTGGATGGCCTGACCGTGGTGCTCGACCGTCATGGTCTGCGACAGGTCGCCCTGCGCGACCGCCGTGATCACGCGGGTCATCTCGCTGGTGGGTCCGACGAGGTCGTCCACGAGGCCGTTCACGTTCTCGATCAGCTCGGCCCATTGCCCGGTCGTGGGGCCGAGGGGCACGCGCTGGGTCACTCGGCCCTCCTTGCCCACGATGCGGCCCACCCGCGCCACGTCCTGCGCGACGCGCTCGCTCTGCTCCATCACCTCATTGAACACGTCGGCGATCTTGCCGGGCGTGCCCTCCCAGGCCATGGGCAGGCGCACGCTGAAGTCGCCCCGGCGGTAGGCCTGCAGGGCGGCGAGAAGCTGGAGGTCCTCGGGGCGGTCGGGAAGGGTGGGCTGGGTCATGGTGGGGAAGGCACCGCACAGGATTTAGACAGACTTCATCCGGGCGGTACTGCCGCCAAGCATAGGAAGAGACTCCTAACAAATTCTGAATCTAAAGACTGTATGAAGCTCACCTCCCTGCTCTCTGGAGGCGGCCACCAGGCCCGAATCTCCCAGTGGGTTGGGTGGTAGGTCTATGCAGTGGCGGCGAAACATCTGAGCCTGCCTGAGCCAGAGCATGGGCGGCACAAGGTCAAACGAACTGGCACGGGGACCGGCCCCTGTTGAGGCCTGAAGCCACCTCCCCCAGCCAAGAACCATGGCCGATTCGTTAGCCGACGTTAATAGACCAGCCCAGCCACTGCTGCGCCACCTCTACCTCTCTCTTCCGAGCGCATCATCAGGCGGCTGACCCAGGGTTTGCCGCACGCCAAAGCCCGTGCCTAAGCTCAAGGCGAACAGCACGAACCTCCGGTTGGCCGTACCGAAATGTAACGCTCCCTTTGGCCTGAGCCATGGCACGTCTGCGGAGCAGGGAAGATCGGCCCAACCGGGATATGGACGAATTTCTCCTGCGAGGCATCTATGGAGCTTGTCTATCAACGTCGGTTAGATGATACCATCGACCATGGATTCTCTCGACGAGCGGGCCTCAAAGATGCGCGAGGCCCTGGCCCTGGCCCGCCTTGACGACCTACTCCCACATGTCCGGGACCAGTTGCCTGTGCCCCCCGGCATGGCGTTCACGCTGCTGAGCCTGATATTCAGACAGGCGGCCGCCGACGGGGTCGATTTCCTTTCGCCCCGGGAGGACTTTCACGCCTGGCTTCTTCAGGCCGCGCGTCTCAACCACCGTGGCTCGCCAGCCAAACCCAACACGGTTCGGCTGCGGCTTTCCCTCCTGAGCAACATCTACACTCAGGCTCTTCAGGCCGGGCTTCTGGACCACCACCCGCTGGATGGGCTTCAGCGGCCTCCCAATGAACGCGCGGGGGCTCCACTCCTGAGCCGCGAACAAATCACGGCCCTCCACCGGGCCACCCGGAATGATCCGGCGCTGCACGCGGCCCTGGTGTTGATCGACGAACACGCCTACCGGGTCCGGGAACTGCTTCAACTTCAGTGGGACGATTTCGATCTGGGCACGGGTGCCGTTTTGCGGCCGCATACCGTGACCCGGCTCAGCGACCCGGCGCTGCACGCCCTACAGACGCTGCAGCAGCAAGCCGGGGGGATGTTCGCCCGTGGCCGGGTACTTCCCTACAACATTGAGCGCGATCTCCGGGCTGCTCTGCACTCCGCTTGCCGCAAAGCAGAGGTCCCGTATGCCCCCCCCGGGGACCTGCGCCGCGCCTCCCTGCGCGACCACGTGCATTCCACCCACAGCGCCGGCTTCAGCGCTCAGGGCGGCAACACCAACCTGGAGCGGGCCACCCGCCTCGCGCGGGGGGTAGCGACCGCTCTCGAACACCCATCCCCACTCCCCCTGAAACGGTAAAGCCAGGCAGTCAACCATTCGGCGCCCCGGTCGTCATGGACCGTACCCCCCCTTCGCCTGCCCTGCGCTCACCGCCAAGCCACCGGCGCTTCCATCGCCTGTCTGGGCCAGCGCCACGTGACGGAGGGACACCACAGGTTCACTGTGAAGGTTCCGGACTTCGGGGAGAAAGCGGAGAAGGCCGCCCAGACGGTGCAGGAGGGTGAGACGCCTGGACCCAGTGACCCACCGCTGCATCTGGCAGCGCGACCGGCTCAGCCGTGGCCTGGCCGCCGGATCAACGTGCAGCGGAGCGCCCCATACTCCAGGTGAGTGGTCCGTCCCCCGGCAGGAGCACCTCGGCGGTGACCCGGAAGCCGAGGCTCTCGTAAAACCGCACGTTGCGCTCGCTTGACGTTTCGAGGTACGCGGGAAGGCCAGCGTGGTCGGCGGCCTCCAGGCCCGCCCGCAGGACAGCCCGCCCCAGGCCGTGGCCCTGCCGGGCCGGGTGCACGCCCACCGTCTGGAGGGTCCAGGCGGGACCGGTCGGGCGGTGCTGGGCCAGCAGCGCTTCCGCCTGGGCCGAAGCCTCAGCGCGGTCGCCGGCCAGCTCGGTGATGCGCGGCTCCAGGGTCTCAAACAACGACGCGGGGGGCGCGGTCTGCGGGGTGGTCCACACCGCGACCGCCTGCGCTTCCTCGGCCACCCAGACCCGGCCATAGGGAAGACCGAGGTGCCTGAGAAAGAGGTCCTGAAGGTGGGCAATGCGCCAGAGGTGCCGGTCGGCGGCCACGGTGTGGCGGGTCCAGGGGTACGCCGCGAAGGCGGCGGTGAGGGTCTGCACCGCCCGGGGCACATCGGCGGGCGTGGCTGGCCGAAGGGACGGCGGGGCCTGGGTCATGGAATCCTCCTCAGGGGGCGGCGGGCAGGGTGAAGTGGAAGGTGCTGCCCACGCCGGGCGTGCTCTCGACCCAGATGCGGCCGCCGTGCCGCTCGACGATCTTCTGGCAGATGCCCAGGCCCAGGCCGGTCCCCTCGTACCGGTCGCGGGTGTGCAGGCGCTGAAACAGCACAAAAATACGCTCCAGATACGGCTTTTCTATCCCGATGCCGTTGTCGGCGACGCGAACATGCCACTCCCCGCCCACCCGCTCGGCGCTCACCCGCACCTCGGGAGGGACTCCCGGCCGCGTGAACTTCATGGCGTTCGAGAGCAGGTTCTGAAAGACCTGGGCGAGCTGGGGGCCGTCGCCCAGGACCGTTCCCAGCTCGCCGGCAGTTACCCGTGCGCCCGTCTCCTCCAGGCGGCTGCTCAGCCGGGCCAGGGCCTCGGTGAGCGGGGCCTGGAGGTTAACGGGCTGCAGCGGCCGCGCGTCCCCGCTGAGGCGAGAGTAGGTCAGCAGGTCGTCCACCAGGGCCTTCATGCGGGCGGTGCCCCCCACGATCAGGTCGAGGTACCGCTGGCCCCGGTCGTCGAGGTGCTCCCCATAGCGCCGCCCCAGCAGCTCGGTAAAGCTCGCCACCGTGCGGATCGGCTCCTGCAGGTCATGTGAGGTGATGTAGGCGAAGCGCTCGAGTTCGGTGTTGCTGCGTTGCAGCTCCGCGTTGGCCCGTTCCAGTTCGGCGGTGCGGGCCGCCACCCGGCGTTCCAGCGAGGCGTTGAGGTCGCGCAGTTGCGCCTCCGCCTCCCGCTGCTCGGTCACGTCCGTGTGGGTGCCGAACCAGCGCACGATCTGCCCCTGCCCGTCCCGGATGGGCACGGCGCGGGAGAGAAACCAGCGGTCTTCCCCGTTCCGGCCCCGCAGCGCAAAGGTGTCCTCCCAGGCCTCTCCCTGCTCGAAGGCCCGCCGGAGCTTGGCGAGCACCCGCGGCGCCTGTCCCGGGGGAAGCACCCCCGTCCAGCTCCAGCCTAGCCCCTCTTCGGGGGTCAGGCCGGTGTAGTCGGACCAGCGGCGGTTGTGCCACTGCACCGCGCCGCTGGGGTCGGCCGTCCAGGCGAACTGGGTGATGTTGTCGGCCAGCTCGCGCAGCCGCTCCTCGCGGTCGCGCAGGGCCGAGAGCGCCGCCCGGCGGGCCTCGACGTCCAGCAGCACGCCGGGAAAGGCCAGCGGCGTGCCGTCGGGGGCGTGGTCGACGCGCCCGTTCGCCTCGATCCAGTAGTAGCGGCCGTCGCGGCGCCGCACCCGGTACTCGTGCGCGTACGCGCCGCCGCGGGCGATGGCCCCGTCGATCGCCCGGAGCAGCCCCTCGCGGTCCTCCGGGTGGACGGTGGCGATCACCTGCTCGAGGTT is a window encoding:
- a CDS encoding PAS domain-containing protein codes for the protein MDEAFAATFGLDPALGREGLNLEQVIATVHPEDREGLLRAIDGAIARGGAYAHEYRVRRRDGRYYWIEANGRVDHAPDGTPLAFPGVLLDVEARRAALSALRDREERLRELADNITQFAWTADPSGAVQWHNRRWSDYTGLTPEEGLGWSWTGVLPPGQAPRVLAKLRRAFEQGEAWEDTFALRGRNGEDRWFLSRAVPIRDGQGQIVRWFGTHTDVTEQREAEAQLRDLNASLERRVAARTAELERANAELQRSNTELERFAYITSHDLQEPIRTVASFTELLGRRYGEHLDDRGQRYLDLIVGGTARMKALVDDLLTYSRLSGDARPLQPVNLQAPLTEALARLSSRLEETGARVTAGELGTVLGDGPQLAQVFQNLLSNAMKFTRPGVPPEVRVSAERVGGEWHVRVADNGIGIEKPYLERIFVLFQRLHTRDRYEGTGLGLGICQKIVERHGGRIWVESTPGVGSTFHFTLPAAP
- a CDS encoding response regulator; this translates as MTQPTLPDRPEDLQLLAALQAYRRGDFSVRLPMAWEGTPGKIADVFNEVMEQSERVAQDVARVGRIVGKEGRVTQRVPLGPTTGQWAELIENVNGLVDDLVGPTSEMTRVITAVAQGDLSQTMTVEHHGQAIQGQFLQTAITVNTMVSQLGAFASEVTRVAREVGTEGKLGGQAEVRGVGGIWKDLTDNVNSMASNLTNQVRNIAEVTTAVAGGDLGRKITVDARGEILDLKNTVNTMVDQLNAFASEVTRVAREVGTEGKLGGQADVRGVGGTWKDLTDNVNSMASNLTDQVRNIAFVTTAVANGDLGKKITVDARGEILELKDTINTMVDQLGAFASEVTRVAREVGTEGKLGGQADVRGVGGTWKDLTDNVNSMASNLTGQVRNIAEVTTAVANGDLSKKITVDVRGEILELKNTINTMVDQLNAFASEVTRVAREVGTEGKLGGQADVRGVGGTWKDLTDNVNSMASNLTDQVRNIAFVTTAVANGDLSKKITVDVKGEILELKNTVNTMVDQLNAFASEVTRVAREVGTEGKLGGQADVRGVGGTWKDLTDNVNSMASNLTDQVRGIARVVTAVAAGDLRRKLTVEAKGEIAELADTINDMIDTLATFAEQVTGVAREVGVEGRLGGQASVPGASGTWKDLTDNVNELAANLTTQVRAIAEVATAVTMGDLTRTISVGARGEVDSLKNNINAMIHNLRETTEKNTEQDWLKTNLARFTRMLQGQRDLLTVSRLILSELAPLVRASHGVFYTLDEEASEPTLQLQSSYAYRERKGLGNRFRLGEGLVGQCALEQEPIVLTHVPHDYVQINSGLGAATPGTIVVLPVVFEGETKAVVELASFSGFSATHLAFLEQLTESIGIVLNTIQATMRTETLLRQSQGMAQELQSQQEELRQTNEELEAKARLLAEQNREVETKNLEVESARQALEEKAAQLALTSKYKSEFLANMSHELRTPLNSLLLLANQLRENPEGNLSTQQQAYAKTIYASGNDLLTLINDILDLSKIESGTVTADAAEVPLTALTEPLEASFGPVAADKGVGFAVDLAPGLPASLVTDEKRLLQILKNLLSNALKFTEQGEVRLTIAPVSGGWTPDPGLSRAVGALAFRVSDTGIGIAADKQRVIFEAFQQADGSTSRKYGGTGLGLAISRELARILGGEITLESTPGVGSVFTLYLPTGGTRNEPDPERRPVLTQATTPRLVPDAAPLARAGTDLPPSLTAPAEAPPARSAPAPRVADDRADIGPGDRTVLIVEDDPTYAGILLDLAHERGFKGIVASGGEAAVRLAQTHRPSAITLDLSLPDTSGWAVLDHLKRDPLTRHIPVHIISGEEASLMGRKLGALGHVTKSGDRTALTQAFSDLETFLERRVKNLLVVEDDALQQQSIVDLIGNGDVKTTAVGSGAEALAALETAPFDCIVLDLKLPDMSGFDLMAALQKNPALRAIPVIVYTAQDLTRGQETQLRKAAKSIILKDVRSPERLLDEVTLFLHRVEATLPEAQRQLLQGARQEDPLLRGKRVLVVDDDIRNIFALTAVLERHHMQVFTAENGRDAIGLLESTPDIDVVLMDVMMPELDGYETTRLIRQHRKFKGLPIISLTAKAMPGDREKSIESGASDYISKPVDTAKLLSLLRVWLYR
- a CDS encoding GNAT family N-acetyltransferase, translating into MTQAPPSLRPATPADVPRAVQTLTAAFAAYPWTRHTVAADRHLWRIAHLQDLFLRHLGLPYGRVWVAEEAQAVAVWTTPQTAPPASLFETLEPRITELAGDRAEASAQAEALLAQHRPTGPAWTLQTVGVHPARQGHGLGRAVLRAGLEAADHAGLPAYLETSSERNVRFYESLGFRVTAEVLLPGDGPLTWSMGRSAAR